A region of Drosophila suzukii chromosome 2L, CBGP_Dsuzu_IsoJpt1.0, whole genome shotgun sequence DNA encodes the following proteins:
- the CYLD gene encoding ubiquitin carboxyl-terminal hydrolase CYLD isoform X1, whose amino-acid sequence MNSKSDHEAEKEKKLTITNRFGDSLENYELPNESEHKPHVYPKKIPNRKNGILKNSDGSHGAVDNPYHEDVDLADILGTNWPKRAGAAAMILNNKSKSVTEPNSCEDTILKPTSPILTKVEPEEPIRFTAADYQPLIEIPGTELAIGSLVEVSNPGVCEDLYGVIRWIGIPPGLPKNVLVGIEAEDESNLKNVVTSDGRHNGVRLFTCHDGRAIFVPANRCTADRRFADVDNSISANRVSNNHAKKFGVADCPAIYGSIPPLEIHNSEELASICGKFKGIQGHHNSCYLDATLFSMFTFTSVFDSILYRHPGPQDIRHYSEVQKVLRDEIVNPLRKNVFVRSDRVMKLRELLDQLSSVSGLTCEEKDPEEFLNSLLSQIMRVEPFLKLSSGQDSYFYQLFVEKDEKLTLPSVQQLFEQSFHSSDIKLKEVPSCFIIQMPRFGKNYKMYPRILPSQVLDVTDIIENSPRQCSLCGKLAEYECRDCFGSLQAGSGLECTAFCPKCLKTFHSHAKRTNHVSKKIFSPKEFRIMAEHMVVPRLYMELFAVVCIETSHYVAFVKSGSGPDAPWCFFDSMADRKGEQNGYNIPEITCVPELTQWLSEEGARSINETSTNDKVLPEHAKRIFCDAYMCLYQSTDIMMYH is encoded by the exons ATGAATTCCAAATCCGATCATGAAgccgaaaaagaaaaaaagttgaCCATTACCAATAGATTTGGGGATTCCCTGGAAAACTATGAACTACCCAACGAGAGCGAGCACAAACCCCATGTTTACCCCAAGAAGATACCCAACAGAAAAAATGGAATATTAAA GAACAGCGATGGCAGCCATGGTGCTGTTGATAATCCCTATCACGAGGACGTCGATTTGGCAGACATTCTTGGAACAAATTGGCCAAAAAGAGCGGGAGCGGCTGCTATGATCttaaacaacaaaagcaaatCGGTGACAGAACCTAATAGTTGCGAGGATACAATTTTGAAACCCACTTCCCCTATATTAACAAAGGTAGAGCCGGAGGAACCTATAA gaTTCACAGCCGCTGATTACCAACCGCTGATCGAAATACCAGGAACCGAACTAGCGATCGGTTCCCTTGTAGAAGTCTCAAACCCTGGAGTGTGTGAAGATCTATATGGCGTTATAAGATGGATTGGCATTCCTCCTGGTTTGCCCAAAAACGTACTCGTTGGAATAGAGGCTGAAGACGAATCGAACTTGAAAAATGTTGTGACATCGGATGGGAGGCATAATGGCGTTCG CTTATTTACTTGCCACGATGGTCGAGCTATTTTTGTACCAGCCAACAGATGCACGGCTGACCGACGATTTGCTGATGTGGATAATAGTATATCTGCAAACCGAGTTTCCAATAACCATGCAAAAAAGTTTGGTGTCGCTGACTGTCCCGCCATTTATGGTTCGATACCTCCATTGG AAATCCACAACTCTGAAGAGCTGGCAAGCATTTGTGGAAAGTTTAAGGGAATACAAGGACACCATAATTCCTGCTATCTTGATGCAACACTATTTTCCATGTTCACGTTCACCAGCGTATTTGATTCCATTCTGTACAGACATCCGGGACCACAA GACATTCGTCATTACAGTGAAGTTCAGAAGGTTTTGCGCGATGAAATCGTCAATCCATTGCGAAAGAACGTGTTTGTTCGATCTGATCGTGTGATGAAACTTCGCGAACTGTTGGATCAGCTTAGTTCTGTAAGCGGTCTCACCTGCGAGGAAAAAGATCCTGAAGAGTTCCTAAATAGTTTGCTCTCACAAATTATGCGAGTTGAACCATTTTTAAAG ctAAGCTCCGGACAAGATTCTTATTTTTACCAACTATTTGTGGAGAAGGATGAAAAGTTAACATTACCAAGTGTCCAGCAATTGTTTGAACAAAGCTTTCACTCTTCGGATATAAAACTCAAGGAGGTTCCTTCTTGTTTTATCATTCAAATGCCTCGATTCGGAAAAAACTATAAGATGTATCCACGCATATTGCCTTCGCAAGTACTTGATGTAACAGACATTATTGAAAATT CTCCTCGACAGTGCTCTCTGTGTGGAAAACTGGCTGAGTACGAGTGCCGGGACTGCTTTGGTAGTCTGCAAGCTGGATCAGGACTAGAATGCACAGCTTTTTGTCCCAAATGCCTGAAAACATTTCACTCTCACGCCAAAAG AACTAATCATGTGTCGAAAAAGATCTTCAGTCCGAAAGAATTTAGAATCATGGCCGAGCACATGGTTGTCCCGCGATTGTACATGGAATTGTTTGCCGTCGTTTGCATAGAAACGTCTCATTACGTGGCGTTTGTAAAGTCTGGGTCAGGGCCAGATGCACCATGGTGCTTTTTCGATTCGATGGCTGATAGAAAAG GTGAACAGAATGGATACAATATACCTGAAATTACGTGTGTTCCAGAATTAACACAGTGGCTCTCGGAAGAAGGCGCACGATCTATAAATGAAACTTCAACGAACGATAAAGTATTACCTGAACACGCTAAGCGTATTTTTTGCGATGCCTATATGTGTCTGTACCAAAGCACAGATATTATGATGTACCATTAG
- the CYLD gene encoding ubiquitin carboxyl-terminal hydrolase CYLD isoform X2, protein MNLYQKPVSSDSDIHNNIPLTVLEFYSANYMPEEPGFTAADYQPLIEIPGTELAIGSLVEVSNPGVCEDLYGVIRWIGIPPGLPKNVLVGIEAEDESNLKNVVTSDGRHNGVRLFTCHDGRAIFVPANRCTADRRFADVDNSISANRVSNNHAKKFGVADCPAIYGSIPPLEIHNSEELASICGKFKGIQGHHNSCYLDATLFSMFTFTSVFDSILYRHPGPQDIRHYSEVQKVLRDEIVNPLRKNVFVRSDRVMKLRELLDQLSSVSGLTCEEKDPEEFLNSLLSQIMRVEPFLKLSSGQDSYFYQLFVEKDEKLTLPSVQQLFEQSFHSSDIKLKEVPSCFIIQMPRFGKNYKMYPRILPSQVLDVTDIIENSPRQCSLCGKLAEYECRDCFGSLQAGSGLECTAFCPKCLKTFHSHAKRTNHVSKKIFSPKEFRIMAEHMVVPRLYMELFAVVCIETSHYVAFVKSGSGPDAPWCFFDSMADRKGEQNGYNIPEITCVPELTQWLSEEGARSINETSTNDKVLPEHAKRIFCDAYMCLYQSTDIMMYH, encoded by the exons ATGAATCTGTACCAAAAACCAGTGTCATCTGATTCAGATATCCACAACAACATCCCATTAACTGTGCTCGAATTCTATTCGGCCAATTACATGCCCGAGGAACCGG gaTTCACAGCCGCTGATTACCAACCGCTGATCGAAATACCAGGAACCGAACTAGCGATCGGTTCCCTTGTAGAAGTCTCAAACCCTGGAGTGTGTGAAGATCTATATGGCGTTATAAGATGGATTGGCATTCCTCCTGGTTTGCCCAAAAACGTACTCGTTGGAATAGAGGCTGAAGACGAATCGAACTTGAAAAATGTTGTGACATCGGATGGGAGGCATAATGGCGTTCG CTTATTTACTTGCCACGATGGTCGAGCTATTTTTGTACCAGCCAACAGATGCACGGCTGACCGACGATTTGCTGATGTGGATAATAGTATATCTGCAAACCGAGTTTCCAATAACCATGCAAAAAAGTTTGGTGTCGCTGACTGTCCCGCCATTTATGGTTCGATACCTCCATTGG AAATCCACAACTCTGAAGAGCTGGCAAGCATTTGTGGAAAGTTTAAGGGAATACAAGGACACCATAATTCCTGCTATCTTGATGCAACACTATTTTCCATGTTCACGTTCACCAGCGTATTTGATTCCATTCTGTACAGACATCCGGGACCACAA GACATTCGTCATTACAGTGAAGTTCAGAAGGTTTTGCGCGATGAAATCGTCAATCCATTGCGAAAGAACGTGTTTGTTCGATCTGATCGTGTGATGAAACTTCGCGAACTGTTGGATCAGCTTAGTTCTGTAAGCGGTCTCACCTGCGAGGAAAAAGATCCTGAAGAGTTCCTAAATAGTTTGCTCTCACAAATTATGCGAGTTGAACCATTTTTAAAG ctAAGCTCCGGACAAGATTCTTATTTTTACCAACTATTTGTGGAGAAGGATGAAAAGTTAACATTACCAAGTGTCCAGCAATTGTTTGAACAAAGCTTTCACTCTTCGGATATAAAACTCAAGGAGGTTCCTTCTTGTTTTATCATTCAAATGCCTCGATTCGGAAAAAACTATAAGATGTATCCACGCATATTGCCTTCGCAAGTACTTGATGTAACAGACATTATTGAAAATT CTCCTCGACAGTGCTCTCTGTGTGGAAAACTGGCTGAGTACGAGTGCCGGGACTGCTTTGGTAGTCTGCAAGCTGGATCAGGACTAGAATGCACAGCTTTTTGTCCCAAATGCCTGAAAACATTTCACTCTCACGCCAAAAG AACTAATCATGTGTCGAAAAAGATCTTCAGTCCGAAAGAATTTAGAATCATGGCCGAGCACATGGTTGTCCCGCGATTGTACATGGAATTGTTTGCCGTCGTTTGCATAGAAACGTCTCATTACGTGGCGTTTGTAAAGTCTGGGTCAGGGCCAGATGCACCATGGTGCTTTTTCGATTCGATGGCTGATAGAAAAG GTGAACAGAATGGATACAATATACCTGAAATTACGTGTGTTCCAGAATTAACACAGTGGCTCTCGGAAGAAGGCGCACGATCTATAAATGAAACTTCAACGAACGATAAAGTATTACCTGAACACGCTAAGCGTATTTTTTGCGATGCCTATATGTGTCTGTACCAAAGCACAGATATTATGATGTACCATTAG